CACCGTGAGGGAATCAAGCTTTCTCGGCACGCCTGGCGGAACAACACAAAATATATATAATGCAAATTACGAAACAGAATTCTCATCTGTCAAGGCAAAGGCCTCTGTGAATCTTAACGAATTGGAAAAAAGCTGGTATGTAACCCCGGGCACGACAGCATCAACGACCCGTTTTGGAGGGCCGGGAACCGTTTCTTCCAGTCCTTCCCGTGCATACACCACAGATTTGCAGTTTGTTATACCGGCTTTTAAAATTCATACCCTCACCGTTGGAGGCTCATACCGATACGCCTGGTCGGATACCGAAGAGCGCACCCTGACATACTGGAAGGATGAAGATTCAACAACAAACCTTACCTATCAGTCACGGGGGAAGGACAGGACATTCGCCCTTTTCATCCAGGACGAGATAGCACTTCGCGATAATCTTACCGCCTATCTCGGTCTCAGGCAGGACTGGTGGAAGACCTTCGACGGGTATGCAAACTCTGCCGGTCTTGCAGGATATCCGCAACATTACGGGCCTTCAGACAGCTCTTCAATAAGCCCCAAAGGAGCACTCGTATACACGCCGTTCAAAGAGACTACCCTCAGGACGTCTGTTGGAAAGGCATTCAGGCCTCCCACCCAATATGACCTTTACAGGACATGGACCTCAACGACAGGGGTTACATATGCCGGCAACCCCAATCTGAAACCTGAAAAATCCCTTTCCTGGGATGTCAGTGCAGAACAAAAATTATGGGAAGGGTTCCAGTTCAAGACAGCATACTTCGAAACCTATATTGACGACCTTATTTACAGCAGAACCCTTACCCCGACACTTCAGGATAAGATCAATGTAGGCAAAGCCGATATAAAGGGTTTTGAAATTGAGGGTTCACAGAAGTTTGATGTAGGCATAACATTGTTTGCCAATTATACCTACAATAATGCAAAGGTAAGGGATAACGATGTAAAGCCGGAGACAGAAGGAAAACGGTTAACCTATGTTCCCAGCGAGATGTTCAATATGGGTTTTGACGTGGAGTGTGGTCCATTTAAGGCACATTGCGTGGAGAGATACGTGGGCAAGCGGTACAGTGACGACACAAACATAGACAGGATAAACGGGGTGTATCTTTCGTACGATCCATATTTTGTTGCCGATGCAAAGGTCTCCTATGCAGTTACAAAATTTGCCACCGTGTCCCTTGCCGTTGATAACGTGTTCGATAGAGACTATTTTTCATCTTACCAGGCACCCGGCAGAAAATGGTACGGCGAAATGACTTTGAAATTCTGAGATAAGAAATGTCAATGGAGGTCCCCAAGTGAATATACATCGCATAACCTATAACCCAGGGACAAATTCGTGCAGCCTCTATTTTATAGGTTGTAATTTCCGTTGTACCGGGTGTTACTGGAAAAAGATCTATCCAAAGGTTAGCCTCAAGAAATTAAGATTGTTAAATCTGAAAGAGGTCATTGAGATACTCAGGCCTGTTGTACCTGAAAAAGTTACTATTATCAGCGGTGATCCCGTCGAGAATCACGAATTTTCTGTTCTCCCGAAGACACTCTATGACGAATTCAGATGCGAGGTACGTCTTATGACGAATGGCCACATACTGCCTTCTCTCGAAGGGTTGAAACATGTGTCTCTCTCAATCAAGGCCTTAAGCGATGACCTGCACAAACGATATACAGGAAAATCCAATACAGCCCCCTTAAAGAATTTCAGGTTCCTCTACGAAAGCGGTATCGAGCTTTCATCATCCAGTGTATTTATCCCGGACGTAATAGACAAAGAGGAAATAAAAGGGATCGGGCGGTTTATTGGAAGCATAGACAGGGATATCCCCTACAGGGTAATCGGGTATATGCCGATAGATGACCTTCCATATCGCAGACCTTCCTATGAGGAGATTAAAGATGCAGCCGGGTCTATCAACGGCAGCCTTAATGATGTCGTTTTCTCAGACTCGAAAGAACAGGATTACACAGGCATAATCGATCTGTTTACCAATAACCTGAGATGATACACATCAGAAACCTCACCTACGTGTATCCGGAGACGGACGCCCCTGTGCTGGAGGGCATTAAT
This genomic interval from Pseudomonadota bacterium contains the following:
- a CDS encoding TonB-dependent receptor, whose protein sequence is MVKLNIWIMAAIASLSSVIGIVYAQESHPVKLSEIVVTATRTEKELADVPASTSVVSKDDIEKSNVQAVDQALNALPGVLDRRGKGLMDTQSAVTLRGMPEQKRTLIMLDGITMNKAYDGTVNFGGFAPDDVEKIEVVRGPFSSLYGGYAMGGVVNIITKMPEKKEVTVKGGYGTDNTWGTYASYGDKFKDKFRIFVSYSYKSTDGYVTDYDVQTAKPPAGISGWSPQRYYRGASQYPTVYLIGDKGNNWWYNKGLTVKAGYDFTKTSKLLLSYMRNESEYMYRNPNTYVMNAARVPVYTYGTVRESSFLGTPGGTTQNIYNANYETEFSSVKAKASVNLNELEKSWYVTPGTTASTTRFGGPGTVSSSPSRAYTTDLQFVIPAFKIHTLTVGGSYRYAWSDTEERTLTYWKDEDSTTNLTYQSRGKDRTFALFIQDEIALRDNLTAYLGLRQDWWKTFDGYANSAGLAGYPQHYGPSDSSSISPKGALVYTPFKETTLRTSVGKAFRPPTQYDLYRTWTSTTGVTYAGNPNLKPEKSLSWDVSAEQKLWEGFQFKTAYFETYIDDLIYSRTLTPTLQDKINVGKADIKGFEIEGSQKFDVGITLFANYTYNNAKVRDNDVKPETEGKRLTYVPSEMFNMGFDVECGPFKAHCVERYVGKRYSDDTNIDRINGVYLSYDPYFVADAKVSYAVTKFATVSLAVDNVFDRDYFSSYQAPGRKWYGEMTLKF
- a CDS encoding radical SAM protein — its product is MNIHRITYNPGTNSCSLYFIGCNFRCTGCYWKKIYPKVSLKKLRLLNLKEVIEILRPVVPEKVTIISGDPVENHEFSVLPKTLYDEFRCEVRLMTNGHILPSLEGLKHVSLSIKALSDDLHKRYTGKSNTAPLKNFRFLYESGIELSSSSVFIPDVIDKEEIKGIGRFIGSIDRDIPYRVIGYMPIDDLPYRRPSYEEIKDAAGSINGSLNDVVFSDSKEQDYTGIIDLFTNNLR